The following is a genomic window from Sphingobacterium spiritivorum.
TAATCCTGTTTGAGCATAAAAATAATGTAAATGTCAAAGAAACCCAATCTGTTTCAAAATAGTGTCATGTAAAAGAAAAAATACGAATGGATGTTGTTTATAAGTGAAAGTATATCTAAATTTAGCTAACAAGATACAAAAAAGCCTGAAATGACGTTTGTATCATAAGGTTCCTGTGTACATTTTAAAATTGTTGATTATGATGATCGGAGAATTAATAGCAAAAGAAGAATTGCCAAATTATAAAATAATACCTGCCCCTGTAGATCATTCTGAATTGTTGAAGGATAAATTAGAAGGAGCACTGCGGTTGGGTAATGCATTTAAATCAAAAACTACAATCGTCTTTCAAACGGAAGACGGTCCAAAACGTATAGAGACTACTATATGGTCTGTTACCGATAAATATTTACAGATCAAAAGCGGCGTACTGATCCCGTTAAAATCTGTCCTGGGAATAGAATATTAAAAAGAAAAGTGCTGTATGATCAGCACTTTTCTTTTTTCTCCTGAGCCATCTCTATATCTTCCTGATCAACTTCCATTGCTTCCTGCTGATATTTTGCTGAATTTTCAAACTGAAGATGCGTGAATATCGGAAAGTGATCTGAATCGTAGTTATGCAGTCTCTTCATACATACTAATTTGAAATCCGTACTGCAGAAGATATGATCCAGCGGGAAACGCAGAATCGGATAATGGGCATGGAATGTATTCATGAAGAAACGACCTCTTCGGGGGTCTAATAACTGACTCATCTTTAAGAACAGCTCTGTCGTGTAGCTCCATGCTACATCATTCAGGTCTCCGCATACGATGACCGGCAATCTGGATTTGCGTGCCATATCAGCAACTAACAGTAGTTCTTTGTCCCGTTCTGTCGATCTTGGATTTTCATTCGGTACGGGCGGAGTAGGGTGTAAGGCATAGATTTGTACTTCCTGTCCGTTTTGCAAAACGATCTTCGTGTGTATAGACGGTATATCATCCTCTACCAGATATTTTACTTCAGCATCCCTTAATTCGAATTTTGAAAACAAGAGCATTCCGTAGGTGTTATCTATCGGCTCTTTGACGCTGTACGGATACTTTTTGTCTATACTGCGCAACGCTTTTTCCCAGGCATGGCTGGTTTCCAGCAGCAATACTATATCCGCATCTGTATCATTAATCACACCTATACAACCATCATAGTTGTTGTTATCTTCATATACATTTGAAATCATAATCTTAAGATCCTGCTCCGGTCTGTTGTCTTTTACCTTCAATACCTGTTTTGCTGAAAACGGAGTAAAAGGCAAAATCTGTTTTAGCAGATAGAGTATCGTCAATCCTAATCCTGCCAGTAGAATATTTCTAAATGTTGTTGAAGGGCATAATATGATCACGGACACAAATGTGGCTGCGGACAATACCAGTTTTTGAAGGCGGGGATACTCGAAAACCCGGAATGTCCAGTAGTCATGACGGATAAGGGGGATAAAGGTCATAAGTATCCACAGTACGGATAAGATATATAGAAAAATAGTCATGCAATAAGATGTAAGTGTTGTGCTGAACTATTAATCAAACATTATGCTAAAGCTACTCATTAATGCTAATATTTTATGAAATAAATATGAATTTTAAAATAATGAACAGTGTTAATTATTTGTTTTATTTATCTGTATTATTTATTAATAGTCTCATTATTAGGTTTTATTGAATATGTTTTGTCTGATTATTATTCGACTGTTAAAAATAATTTTTTAATATTTTTCTTTTTATTAACAGTGTTAATTATATTTGAACTGTTAATATATAAGTATGGGAATAAAGGAACGAAAAGAGAAGCATAAAGAAGATCTTCGTCAGCGCATTCTGGATGCAGCGAAGGAGTTGTTTTTGAAACATGGGTATGAAGCAACTTCTATACGTAAGATAGCGGAGAAAATAGAATTTAGTCCGACTACGATCTATTTATATTATAAGGATAAGACGGATATTATGTACGCCTTACATCAGGAAGGTTTTAAATTATTAGGGACACAATTTATGGTTTTACAATACGTACATGAACCTTTTGAACGGTTGAAGGCAATGGGAAGAGTTTATATGAGCTTTGCGCTTAATAACCCCGATTTCTATGAACTGATGTTTATTCAGAAAGAGCCGCTGGAATTTGTTAAAAATAATTGTGTAGACGAAGGCTGGGAAGAGGGTGAGCAATCATTTAATGCTCTGATACGCACAGTAGAAGATTGTCAGTCTGCAGGATATTTTACACAATTTGATGCCAATACATTTGCGCTGAATGTATGGTCACTCATGCATGGTTTGTGCAGCCTCAAATTGCAGGGGCATCTGGATCATGTTGCATCGGTCAAGCTGGCCGTAGCAGAAGGAGAGAATGTAATGGACCAGACGTATGAAGGATTTATCAGGGTGCTGGAAAGTCTGAAACGTTAACTATTAACACTGTTAATTATGAATTTTTTTAATACCGGCAGATTAGCCCTTTCTATTCTGCTGACAGGCTTTATAACAGTTACCTCACAGGCACAGGAAGTACTGGATGCCTATGTTTCGGAAGCATTCCGGAATAATATTGTCTTACAGCAAAAGGATGTATCATTAGAGAAAGCACAGTACGCTTTGAAAACGGCAAAGAGTCTTTTTCTTCCTACGGTGGCTTTTCAGGGAGCTTATCAGACTGCAGATGGCGGACGTAATATTCCTTTGCCGTTGGGCGATCTGTTGAATCCTATTTATACAACGCTTAATCAGCTTACACAATCCAGTCAGTTTCCGGTAATGGAGAATCAGAATATCAACTTCCTGCCGAAGAATTTCTACGATGCTAAGATCCGGACGACCATGCCGATTATCAATACAGATCTGATGTATAACAAACGTATTTCAGAACAACAGGTCGTACTTCAGCAATTTGAAGTGGTGATTTATAAACGGGATCTGGTCAAAAATATTAAAACGGCTTATTATAACTATCAAAGTGCATTGCAGGCTGTGGATATTTACAAATCAGGCTTACAGCTTGCGAATGAAGGGCTGCGGGTCAACGAAAAGTTACTGGAAGGCGGGAAGGGGTTGCCTGCTTATGTGCTGCGCTCCAGAAGTGAAGTCGAACAAGCTACTGCTCAACTGGTCGCTGCGGAACAACAGGTGCTGAATGCAAGGATGTATTTTAATTTTCTCTTAAACCGGAATGCGGAAACAAATATAGATCCGGATACAGATAATAAAGCAGGACTGGATAAGGTGAGTATATTGCTGGCAGATCTGTCTCAGTCTGAGAAAAGGGAAGAGCTAAAGGCTATAGATCAGGTTGTAGAGATCAACAGGACGGCTCTGAAGATGAATAAGCAGTATGCGGTGCCTAAGCTGGCTGCTTTTGTGGACTTAGGTTCTCAGTCTGAAGGATTCAAATTTAACAACAATACCCGCTACTACATGTTAGGGCTGCAACTGGATATTCCGATATTCACTGCAGGTAGAAATGATATCAAGGTCAGACAAAGTAATCTGGATCTCCGTAATGCGGAATTACAGGTCGATCTGGTAACTCAGCAGCTGAACTTAGCGACCCGGACGGCTCAGAATAATCTTAAAGCAGTCTATCAGAATTATCAGTCATCCTTAAAACAATTTGAAGCCGCATCCAGCTATCAGCGGTTGATAGAAAAAGGGTATAAAGCAGGTACAAACACATTCATCGAGACTATTGATGCCCGTAATCAATATACCTCTGCTCAATTATTAGTCAATATAAACAGGTACAAAGTGTTAGCTGCAATGGCAGATCTGGAACGCGAAACGGCCGCTTATTCAATACATTAATTTCATACAGATGAAAATGAACATATCTTATCCGGTATTATTGCTTGTGGCGCTGAGCCTCAGTGCCTGTGGTAATAACAAGTCACAAACTTCTACTATTGCTAATCAGGATACTATTCCGGTGAAAATAATGATGCTGCAGATGGAAGACGCAAATCATGCTATTCAGTCTTCCGGGCAGTTTACAACGAATGATGAGACTTTTCTTTCGTTTAAAAACGGAGGGATCATTAATAAAATATATGTGAAAGAAGGAGATCCTGTACATAAAGGGCAGTTACTGGCTTCTGTCAATCAGACAGAAATCTCTGCGCAGGTGCAACAGGTAACATTATCTTATCAAAAGGCTCAGCGGGATTATGACCGGGCGAGTCAGCTGTACCGGGACAGTGTCGCTACACTGGAACAGATGCAGAATGCAAAAACGGCTCTTCAGGTTGCAAAGCAGCAACTGGACGCCATCAAATTCAATCAGAATTATT
Proteins encoded in this region:
- a CDS encoding endonuclease/exonuclease/phosphatase family protein gives rise to the protein MTIFLYILSVLWILMTFIPLIRHDYWTFRVFEYPRLQKLVLSAATFVSVIILCPSTTFRNILLAGLGLTILYLLKQILPFTPFSAKQVLKVKDNRPEQDLKIMISNVYEDNNNYDGCIGVINDTDADIVLLLETSHAWEKALRSIDKKYPYSVKEPIDNTYGMLLFSKFELRDAEVKYLVEDDIPSIHTKIVLQNGQEVQIYALHPTPPVPNENPRSTERDKELLLVADMARKSRLPVIVCGDLNDVAWSYTTELFLKMSQLLDPRRGRFFMNTFHAHYPILRFPLDHIFCSTDFKLVCMKRLHNYDSDHFPIFTHLQFENSAKYQQEAMEVDQEDIEMAQEKKEKC
- a CDS encoding TetR/AcrR family transcriptional regulator, which codes for MGIKERKEKHKEDLRQRILDAAKELFLKHGYEATSIRKIAEKIEFSPTTIYLYYKDKTDIMYALHQEGFKLLGTQFMVLQYVHEPFERLKAMGRVYMSFALNNPDFYELMFIQKEPLEFVKNNCVDEGWEEGEQSFNALIRTVEDCQSAGYFTQFDANTFALNVWSLMHGLCSLKLQGHLDHVASVKLAVAEGENVMDQTYEGFIRVLESLKR
- a CDS encoding TolC family protein, which translates into the protein MNFFNTGRLALSILLTGFITVTSQAQEVLDAYVSEAFRNNIVLQQKDVSLEKAQYALKTAKSLFLPTVAFQGAYQTADGGRNIPLPLGDLLNPIYTTLNQLTQSSQFPVMENQNINFLPKNFYDAKIRTTMPIINTDLMYNKRISEQQVVLQQFEVVIYKRDLVKNIKTAYYNYQSALQAVDIYKSGLQLANEGLRVNEKLLEGGKGLPAYVLRSRSEVEQATAQLVAAEQQVLNARMYFNFLLNRNAETNIDPDTDNKAGLDKVSILLADLSQSEKREELKAIDQVVEINRTALKMNKQYAVPKLAAFVDLGSQSEGFKFNNNTRYYMLGLQLDIPIFTAGRNDIKVRQSNLDLRNAELQVDLVTQQLNLATRTAQNNLKAVYQNYQSSLKQFEAASSYQRLIEKGYKAGTNTFIETIDARNQYTSAQLLVNINRYKVLAAMADLERETAAYSIH